A DNA window from Fragaria vesca subsp. vesca linkage group LG3, FraVesHawaii_1.0, whole genome shotgun sequence contains the following coding sequences:
- the LOC101311162 gene encoding telomerase Cajal body protein 1-like, whose product MVEEEEEQQHLSNSPKPDPEITENPIQQEEEYSWPAIRFDVPPQRTYHFSHQFRTPSNPNNFLKAVKWSPDGSCFLTSSEDNTLRVFALPESGNEYVNGYSVPADEDSYAASLVMNEGESVYDYCWYPYMSASDPVTCVFASTARDHPIHLWDASSGQLRCTYRAYDAVDEITAAFSIAFNPGGTKIFAGYNKLVRVFDLHRPGRDYNQYSTVQGNKEGQTGIMSAMAFSPTHNGLLAIGSYSKTTGIYREDNMELLYVLHGHEGGITHVQFSKDGNYLYTGGRKDPYILCWDIRKSVDVVYKLYRSAEYTNQRILFDIEPRGRYLCTGGQDGFVHIYDLQTGQWVSGFQAALDTVNGFSFHPFLPMATSSSGHRRFLPPDDGIDELHLSGHENCASVWSFSVASMVENNVEIYGDNHNSQYCSQTL is encoded by the exons ATGGTAGAAGAAGAAGAAGAGCAGCAACATCTATCCAATTCGCCCAAACCAGACCCCGAAATTACTGAAAACCCCATCCAGCAAGAAGAAGAGTACTCATGGCCGGCGATTCGGTTCGACGTTCCTCCCCAGAGAACCTACCACTTCTCCCACCAGTTCAGAACTCCTTCAAACCCTAACAATTTCCTCAAGGCCGTCAAATG GTCCCCAGATGGTTCTTGCTTCCTCACCAGTTCTGAGGACAACACCCTCCGTGTTTTCGCATT ACCGGAAAGTGGGAATGAATACGTTAACGGCTATTCTGTGCCTGCTGATGAAG ACTCGTACGCTGCAAGCCTTGTTATGAATGAGGGGGAGTCGGTATATGACTACTGTTGGTACCCTTACATGTCTGCCTCAG ACCCAGTTACCTGTGTTTTTGCAAGTACAGCTCGAGATCATCCGATTCATCTTTGGGACGCTTCTTCTGGTCAG CTACGTTGCACTTACCGTGCTTATGATGCTGTGGATGAAATCACAGCTGCTTTTTCAATTGCCTTTAATCCCGGTGGAACAAA GATTTTTGCTGGATACAACAAACTAGTCAGGGTGTTTGATTTACATCGCCCTGGTAGAGATTACAACCAGTATTCGACGGTTCAAGGAAATAAAGAAGGCCAAACTG GTATAATGTCTGCAATGGCTTTTTCTCCAACCCATAATGGACTGCTAGCTATAGGCTCTTACAGCAAGACTACTGGAATATATAGAGAAGACAATATGGAACTTTTATATGTATTACATGGACATGAAGGTGGGATTACACAT GTCCAGTTCTCAAAGGATGGAAATTACTTATATACTGGAGGTCGGAAG GATCCTTATATACTATGCTGGGATATACGCAAATCTGTTGATGTTGTCTACAA GTTATATAGGTCTGCAGAATATACCAACCAGCGGATTCTGTTTGATATTGAGCCACGTGGCCGCTATCTTTGTACGGGTGGTCAG GACGGTTTTGTTCATATATATGATCTTCAAACTGGACAATGGGTGTCAGGCTTCCAAGCTGCATTGG ATACTGTTAATGGATTCTCTTTTCATCCATTTCTGCCAATGGCTACATCTTCTTCAGGCCACCGAAGATTTCTTCCTCCTGATGATGGCATAGATGAATTGCATTTGAGTG GTCATGAAAACTGTGCTTCCGTGTGGAGTTTCTCTGTTGCTTCAATGGTGGAGAACAATGTTGAAATTTATGGCGACAATCACAACAGCCAGTACTGTTCCCAGACTCTGTAG